Proteins found in one Anopheles aquasalis chromosome 3, idAnoAquaMG_Q_19, whole genome shotgun sequence genomic segment:
- the LOC126574348 gene encoding caspase-14-like, protein MNTHVVNEPIEFNTHDIAEPSRNSSNQTSGSTTNSSTNSSGAISPREEYVDNSAHREENVVSGSRREVPLEKYDLRKNAYVLVLHHYMFRDSTHNREGSEKDMAKIERFFRDYRADQLNVKENQTAADVRSIMDGFLHHNFTNNSCLIIIIMSHGVESDRIEAYDGETYCFEADIVEKCTLNRSLDGKPKLFIVQACRGDSTMTTDSKKTQSKKSDVLTFQSTYKGFFAYRHEQNGSVFIQNFFKLLDQHRDEDICHINQHLNNVFERERIPQNPTMTSTLKKRLIFGDLRRA, encoded by the exons ATGAACACACATGTTGTCAATGAACCAATAGAATTTAACACTCATGATATCGCGGAGCCTAGCAGGAACTCAAGTAACCAAACGTCTGGATCAACCACAAATTCATCTACAAACTCGTCCGGTGCTAT CTCCCCTAGGGAAGAGTATGTTGATAACAGTGCGCATAGAGAAGAGAATGTTGTTTCCGGCTCCCGTAGAGAAGTTCCCCTTGAAAAGTATGATTTAAGGAAGAATGCCTACGTATTGGTGTTACACCATTACATGTTTCGTGATTCCACACACAACAGAGAGGGCagtgaaaaagatatggcaaAGATTGAAAGGTTTTTTCGTGATTATCGTGCTGACCAGCTCAATGTGAAGGAGAACCAAACTGCTGCCGATGTACGCTCCATAATGGATGGAT ttttgcaCCACAATTTCACCAACAATAGCTGTTTGATAATCATCATAATGAGCCATGGAGTAGAGAGCGATCGAATCGAGGCTTATGATGGTGAGACGTACTGCTTCGAGGCGGATATTGTGGAGAAATGCACTTtaaatcgatcgctcgatggcAAACCGAAACTCTTCATCGTGCAAGCATGTCGGGGAGATTCAACAATGACAACGGATTCGAAGAAAACCCAGAGCAAGAAAAGTGATGTGTTGACTTTTCAAAGCACATATAAAG gatttttCGCCTACCGTCACGAACAAAATGGATcggttttcattcaaaatttcTTCAAGCTGTTGGATCAACATCGAGACGAAGACATTTGTCACATCAATCAGCACCTTAATAATGTTTTCGAACGGGAAAG AATTCCCCAAAATCCCACCATGACCAGCACCCTCAAGAAGCGATTGATCTTTGGTGACCTACGCAGAGCTTGA
- the LOC126574352 gene encoding caspase-14-like, whose translation MVLCIRFDDSTHNRAGSEKDIAKIRRFFQDYRIDQLTEATNKTAAEVRYIMDKIARKDFSDYSCLIIIVMSHGLMHDQIEARDGRPYCFEGDIVEKCTSNRTLDGKPKLFIVQACRGESTVATDSINTQSNKNDVLIFQSTYKGFVAFRDTQNGTFFIQNFFKLLEEHRNEDISLINKHLNRVFAQNGISQNPTMSTTLQKDFVFADLRML comes from the exons ATGGTGCTAT GCATACGTTTTGATGATTCCACACACAACAGAGCGGGCAGCGAGAAAGATATAGCAAAGATTAGAAGATTTTTTCAGGATTATAGGATTGACCAGCTCACTGAAGCCACGAACAAAACTGCTGCGGAAGTGCGCTACATAATGGataaga TTGCTCGCAAGGATTTTAGTGACTACAGCTGCTTGATAATCATCGTAATGAGCCATGGACTAATGCACGATCAAATCGAAGCTCGTGATGGTAGACCGTACTGCTTTGAGGGAGATATTGTGGAGAAATGCACCTCAAATCGGACGCTCGATGGCAAACCGAAACTTTTCATCGTGCAGGCCTGCCGAGGAGAGTCAACAGTAGCAACGGATTCTATCAACACCCAGAGCAACAAGAatgatgttttgatttttcaaagCACCTACAAAG GATTTGTCGCATTCCGAGacacacaaaatggaacatttttcattcaaaatttcTTCAAACTGTTGGAGGAACATCGAAACGAAGACATCAGCTTGATCAATAAGCACCTGAATCGAGTTTTCGCACAAAACGG AATTTCACAAAATCCTACCATGAGCACCACTCTTCAGAAGGATTTCGTTTTTGCTGACCTTCGAATGCTTTGA
- the LOC126577538 gene encoding caspase-3-like produces MGACGSKPKKRKSTSDSLLENRLKHDAIVRKESNSTANGYKKTSTTVVRTSVQNNRVVSSTTTQSVSISGSNPLNRPSLTGNFIQQEAISTGFSSAQSPVQQTKNRPPYSPVYKSPAVAPAIPSTISSGSKLGAGKYDLSKKAYVLVFHHDRFKNAEQNREGSEKDMAKIKSFFHGYRLDRLNVNENKTAAEVRFIMDRIARQNFSDNSCLITIIMSHGLMNDQILAHDGNTYSFEDEIVEKCTSNRTLDGKPKLFIVQACRGDSTMTTDSKKTQSKKSDVLTFQSTYKGFVAFRDIQKGTFFIQNFFELLDQHRDKDICHINKHLNQMFTQKGISQNPTMISTLQRDLIFSDLRKS; encoded by the exons ATGGGAGCGTGCGGCTCGAAGccaaagaagaggaagagtaCAAGTGACTCACTGTTGGAGAATCGCTTGAAACACGACGCGATTGtaagaaaagaaagcaacagcACTGCAAATGGATATaagaaaacatcaacaacggttGTCCGTACATCAGTACAAAACAATCGTGTAGTGAGCTCCACAACTACCCAGTCCGTTTCAATAAGTGGATCGAACCCTTTAAACCGGCCTTCGCTGACGGGGAATTTCATTCAGCAAGAGGCAATTAGCACCGGTTTCTCTTCTGCGCAAAGCCCTGTCCAACAAACGAAAAATCGCCCTCCCTATAGTCCAGTATATAAATCCCCTGCTGTCGCCCCGGCAATACCATCGACTATTAG CTCCGGTTCAAAATTGGGCGCTGGCAAATACGATCTAAGCAAAAAGGCATACGTATTGGTGTTCCACCACGACAGGTTTAAAAATGCCGAACAAAATAGGGAGGGCAGCGAGAAAGATATGGCAAAGATTAAAAGTTTTTTTCACGGTTATCGCCTTGACCGGCTCAATGTTAACGAGAACAAAACTGCTGCGGAAGTGCGCTTCATAATGGATCGAA ttGCGCGCCAGAATTTTAGCGACAACAGCTGCTTGATCACCATCATAATGAGCCATGGGCTTATGAATGATCAAATCTTGGCTCATGATGGTAACACGTACAGCTTCGAGGACGAAATTGTGGAAAAATGCACCTCAAATCGGACGCTCGATGGCAAACCGAAACTTTTCATCGTGCAAGCATGTCGGGGAGATTCAACAATGACAACGGATTCGAAGAAAACCCAGAGCAAGAAAAGTGATGTGTTGACTTTTCAAAGCACATATAAAG GATTTGTCGCCTTCCGAGATATCCAAAAAggaacatttttcatccaaaatTTTTTCGAGTTGCTGGACCAACATCGGGACAAAGACATTTGTCACAtcaataagcacctaaatcaAATGTTCACTCAGAAAGG AATTTCACAAAATCCTACCATGATCAGCACTCTCCAGAGGGATTTGATCTTTAGCGACTTACGCAAATCTTGA